From the genome of Vicia villosa cultivar HV-30 ecotype Madison, WI linkage group LG2, Vvil1.0, whole genome shotgun sequence, one region includes:
- the LOC131648848 gene encoding uncharacterized protein LOC131648848 produces MANNVTATREATRRTHTYSFHREGMIQLGQLGGLITGHNKIVVTENYGNILTLLYSHVDEWALSTLLQFYDPDLRCFTFSGYQLAPTLEEYSHFLNIKIQRMVPFVCVPEEPDLDYIANALYLSIGDVHENWKKNGNTHGFYMSFLVEKAQELANKKLWEAFNALLAVLIYGIVMFPNIHKFVDLAAICLFVDKNPVHTLLADTYYSIHSRYGKWGAIQNCLPLLYTSFKSHLPAIGPFVTSTQKWSQRIMGLTANDIVWCHIGMSIKEVITSCDKPLDKEIFESVCFEKGTDPKGLEKVRSAWNSIHTDDQTSLGEKNAVAKQAYTDWVKDRVKDRLLPFLKVNPLYEQPPEVLTTAMTAENCIQVDMESTRLHEKRSDAQLKHCLVDQKRAELTHEAKMLKGGSSRVQKRARTKKGERDTTVVVEDYQKIIKRAIKEAEEKFKREYREDLKAYKVKIEKEARAEVKSLKKKLEEETTQRIAVETQLKGSHLRTARLTEENAKLRDQMMAILDQY; encoded by the exons atggctaacaacgtgaccgctacCAGAGAAGCTACAAGGCGTACTCACACTTACAGTTTCCATCGCGAAGGCATGATTCAGTTGGGACAGTTGGGTGGATTGATTACTGGTCATAATAAAATAGTGGTCACTGAGAATTATGGCAACATCTTGACTCTTTTGTACTCACATGTCGACGAATGGGctttatctactcttctccagttttatgatcccgacTTGCGTTGTTTCACCTTCTCAGGCTATCAGTTGGCTCCCACTCTCGAGGAGTACTCTCACTTTCTCAATATCAAGATTCAACGCATGGTTCCTTTTGTTTGTGTCCCAGAGGAGCCTGATTTGGATTacattgccaacgctctttatttgagcataggaGACGTTCATGAAaattggaagaagaatggtaACACTCATGGTTTCTATATGAGTTTCTTGGTTGAAAAGGCTCAAGAATTGGCTAACAAAAAGTTGTGGGAAGCTTTCAACGCCCTTCTGGCCGTTCTGATTTACGGGATCGTGATGTTCcctaacattcacaagttcgttgatctGGCCGCTATATGTCTATTCGTGGATAAGAATCCGGTCCATACTTTGCTAGCCGATACGTACTATTCCATTCACTCTCGATATGGGAAATGGGGAGCCATACAGAATTGTTTACCGTTGTTATACACCTCGTTTAAGTCCCACCTACCTGCAATTGGTCCTTTCGTTACGTCTACTCAAAAGTGgtctcaaaggatcatggggcttactgCAAATGACATTGTCTGGTGTCATATCGGAATGAGCATAAAGGAAGTTATAACTAGTTGTG acaagcctttggacaaagagatattCGAATCCGTTTGCTTTGAGAAGGGAACTGATCCAAAGGGTCTAGAAAAAGTGAGGAGCGCCTGGAATAGCATCCATACAGATGATCAGACCTCCCTAGGTGAGAAAAATGCCGTTGCCAAACAAGCCTATACAGATTGGGTCAAAGATAGAGTTAAAGATCGCCTGTTGCCTTTCCTGAAGGTTAACCCATTGTACGAACAACCACCTGAGGTTCTAACTACCGCTATGACGGCTGAGAATTGTATCCAAGTAGACATGGAAAGCACTCGATTGCACGAAAAGAGGTCAGATGCACAACTGAAACATTGTCTTGTGGACCAGAAAAGGGCTGAGTTGACACACGAAGCCAAAATGCTGAagggaggatcttccagagttcaaaagagggctagaacGAAAAAAGGTGAAAGAGATACTACTGTTGTTGTGGAGGATTACCAGAAGATCATAAAAAGGGCCataaaagaggcagaagagaaaTTCAAGCGAGAGTACAGAGAAGACTTGAAGGCTTATAAAGTCAAGATAGAAAAGGAGGCTAGAGCTGAAGTGAAGAgtctgaaaaagaaactggaagaagagaccaccCAAAGAATAGCAGTTGAGACTCAgttgaaaggaagtcacctccgtaccgctcgactaacagaagagaatgcCAAGCTCAGAGATCAAATGATGG CTATTCTAGATCAATATTaa